A region of the Litchfieldia alkalitelluris genome:
AATTGTCATCAATTTTTATGATGATCATGAAGAGAAGGTAAAACAATTTTCATTAATAACTAGTTTTATTCCGGTTATTTTACTGGGGATCTTTTCTTATACAGAAATTGGACGTCTTTTTCTACATGAAGTGATGGGGGTTAATGGTAGATTATTAGATGCGAGCTTACAAGTCTTGAAGATGTTCATGATTATGTGTTTAGTTTTTCCTTTTGTTGATTTTTTAAATGGCATTTTAATGTTGCACCGACAAACGAAAGTAACAATTATTTCTCAATCAACGAACCTGGTAATTACATTAATTGTCTTAGGGATAGGAGTTCATTTTGTAACTAGTTGGAATGGTGTTATTGGGGCGCTTGCTCAATCGCTTGGTTTATTGGCTGAATTTATCGTTGTGAGTCTTATTGTGAATTCAATTGAAAAGAATAATGGGCGGAGTAGTATTTTTACACTGAAGGGGACTAGTAAAAAACAAGACCGAATGGAAACAAATTTATAAAAAAGAGAGAAGCATCTATAAATGGTGCTTCTCTCTTTTTAATGTAGTTCTTGTTTCTAGCTCCTGAGCTTAGCAAATAGAGAGTTCTCCAGACACTGCGCGTTAGAGTCGAAAAGTTTTTTCGGGAAAGATTAAGGTGTTTCCACGTTTCTTATTGACGATCTACCCAGTCAGAATACAACCCACTACCATCACATCCGGGACAAAGTGGTGGCCCATTGTATAAGGCTCTAAATGTGGGGACAATCCTACTTCCATTACATTCTGGACATTTTCCAATTGATTTCATATGTGATAAATGATTATTGTGTCTATCGTTTTTCCATTCAGAAAATACATTAAAGATACTCATTCTGCTCCCACCTACGATTTTTATAATATAGTATGGGGGATCAAAGTGGTTTTTATACTAGGCTCTTTTCTGACAGATGGTGTTAATGGAGCTAGTTTAAAGTGATAATCCCTAATTTTTAGGAAATCTGGATTTATCTTAGTGAGGAGAAACCAGACCAGGTTACGATGTCAATTGATACGATAATAGCAGAAATGATAGTCAGTCTTACCGGTCCGGCTTCTTTTTTATGTTTGACATGTTTTCTTCAGATGATAACTAATACTTTACGAGTATATTCGACTAAATCCGAGGGATATGGAAGAGTTGCCTATTGATATATACTTTGAGATAATATTTTTTTGAAGTAAATGCGCATATTATGTCTAAAATAATCAAGATTAGTAGTAAATTATAGATTTATTTTTTATAATTTCTATTTAAAAAATGTACGTGCTATAATTGGTTAATAAAAATTGCACAAGTAAAGATAGAATCAGTTGGAGGTAAAAATGTTGAAGGTTTCTATAGCTATCCCTATTTACAATGCAGCTAGGCATCTAAATGTAACGCTTGATTCTTTAATGCATCAAACAATGAGCAAAGATGAATTTGAAATCATATGTGTTAATGATCGATCAACAGATAATAGCAAGGAGGTTATCTCCGAATATAGTAAAGTGATGAAAAATCTTATATTAATTGACCGCGCCGAAAATTCGGGCGGTCCTATGATACCACGAAATGATGCAATTGAGGCAGCACGTGGGGAATATATCATGTTTTTAGATAATGATGATTTTATAGGTGAAGAGACATTAGAGAGATTTTATAATCAAGCAGTAAAGAATAAATCTGATGTTATCTATGGCAAATACGTTGGTGTTAATGGAAGAGTTGTTCCGCAATCGATGTTTCAAAGCGGAAACCTATATAATTCAGATATCATTAAGGATAATCTCGTATATTCTTTAGCACCTCACAAAATGTTTAACCTTGCATTTATTAAGGAAAATAACTTCAGGTTCCATCCAAAAGCAGTTGTAGGTGAAGATCAGCTATTTGTCATGCAATGTTACATTAAGGCAAAAGTAATTACAGTATTAGCTGACTATGATTACTATTATGTGGTTGCACGGGGTAATGAGAATTTAAGCTTAAAGTATTTCCCTGCTGAGGAATTCTTTTTCTCTTTTAACAGAATCATGGAGTTCTTGCAGGACAGTGATATACATGAATTATACAAGAAAGAACTGAAAATTGCTTTTATTAATCGTTTTCTGCATGCAAGTAGATTGCGAGGACATTTATTGTCTAACCTACTGACCAACGATCAAAAAAAGGATTGGTTAAATGAAGCTAAGTTATTTTTTGATAAGCATGTTGACGACGAAATAGTAAAACAATTGGCATCACGTTTTCATTATTTTGTTAACGTTGTGAAAGATAATGATATTAAAAAACTCCTTTTCATACACAAGCAATTAGATAAAGTGACAGCGATTGATGTAACAAGGGTTGAAGATGGATTAATCTATGCAAGAGTAAAACAACATACAAAAGAATGTGCGTATGATGAAGAGCATGTAGTTAACCAAAACAACACCTCTAATATATTCATTAATAAAGTACAATTTGAGGATAGCTTCTTTGTAATAGAAGGTCAGATGACTCAAAGTTTATTAATTAATAAAGATATTGCATACGAATTAAAGATTGTTCATAGGGAAACAGGTATTGAGAAATCAGTTGTTAGTATCGTTGATCCTTATTCATCTGGAGTATTTGAATTTATGGTGTATTATAAAGAACTATTATTTGATCACAATCTTTTAGGGGCATGGGATTTATTTGTTGAAGCTTCAATAAATGGCTATGTCAAGAGGAGAAGAATCGGAAAAGATAGAGATTTATCAATAAAAGCACACAAACCTGTAAGTGGAATATCATCTTTTGGAAAAAAATACGTAATTAAACCATACTATACAAAACCTCATGATAATTTAAGTTTTAATGTAGTTTTAAATGAAAAAGATAAAGGATGAGGTAAATTAATGAAAAAAGTTAAAACAATATCCAAACAAGTTAAAACATATGCTAGACCCTCAGAAAAGGCTATTGTAGTAAATCAATATGATGAACCAGGAAAAGAACTTACTGTATACCCTAGTATTAAAGGGTGGTACGAGCTCCGACCAGTTGATTTTGATGGGATTATGAACACTGAATTTATAAAGCTTGAGGATGTTAAATAAATTTTTACTACAGAAGTATTACATTAAGGTTTTTGTTCTTTAACATTTTTTTAAGGAACAAAGACCTTTTTATAATATTAAAAATATAGTGAGGTTAATGCCTATCAACGCGCCACCCGGATAGAGCACACAAACCAGTCGCTTCTTTACTTATTAACATAAACTAATTATATGAAATTGCTAAAAATTGCTTGTTAGACCTTTTCTATTATCATATAATTATTAAAAAAATTCCTTTTCTTTAAAGTAAGAACATTTATTTTTTTTGGTCTCTTACTAAATCGATTTAGTAAAAAGTGTATAGGGCATAATCTCATTTACTAAATCGATTTACAAAATATCAATTGGAGTTAAATATGAAAAATATAACCATTGCTGATGTGGCAAAACATGCAAGCGTTTCAAAAAGCACGGTCTCCCAGTATTTGAATAAAAGGTATGACTACATGGGGGAAAAGACGAAGGAACGAATTAGAGAGAGCATTGAAGAATTAGGCTATCAGCCAAATATCATTGCAAGAAGTCTAAAACAAAAGTCCACTTCCACGATTGGGGTAATTGTAGCTAATATATTGCATGCATTTTCAACACAGGTTATTAGAACGATTGAAGATATTTGTCATCAGGAGGATTTTCATCTTATTGTATGTAATGCTGATAATGATCCGGAAAAGGAAAAGAAATATATTGAAATGCTTCGAGCCAAGCAAGTAGATGGATTAATTATCTTTCCAACAGGTGGTAACGTTGATTTATATCAAAAGATGGTAGTTAGTAAATTTCCGCTTGTTTTTGTAGATCGGATAGTCAATGAGGTGTCAGTCCCATCAATTATGCTTGATAATGAAATGGCGATGAAGTTAGCAACTGACTATCTTGTAGATATTGGGTATGAACGAATCGCTTTCATTACTAATTCTATTCATAGAAATATTACTCCTCGTATTGAGAGGGTAAACAGCTTTCAAAAGGCTTTAGTCGCAAGGAATATTACAGTTAATCAAAGTTATATCAAAACGAGTGAATTAGAGAATGTTCAATCTGTCCT
Encoded here:
- a CDS encoding glycosyltransferase → MKVSIAIPIYNAARHLNVTLDSLMHQTMSKDEFEIICVNDRSTDNSKEVISEYSKVMKNLILIDRAENSGGPMIPRNDAIEAARGEYIMFLDNDDFIGEETLERFYNQAVKNKSDVIYGKYVGVNGRVVPQSMFQSGNLYNSDIIKDNLVYSLAPHKMFNLAFIKENNFRFHPKAVVGEDQLFVMQCYIKAKVITVLADYDYYYVVARGNENLSLKYFPAEEFFFSFNRIMEFLQDSDIHELYKKELKIAFINRFLHASRLRGHLLSNLLTNDQKKDWLNEAKLFFDKHVDDEIVKQLASRFHYFVNVVKDNDIKKLLFIHKQLDKVTAIDVTRVEDGLIYARVKQHTKECAYDEEHVVNQNNTSNIFINKVQFEDSFFVIEGQMTQSLLINKDIAYELKIVHRETGIEKSVVSIVDPYSSGVFEFMVYYKELLFDHNLLGAWDLFVEASINGYVKRRRIGKDRDLSIKAHKPVSGISSFGKKYVIKPYYTKPHDNLSFNVVLNEKDKG
- a CDS encoding LacI family DNA-binding transcriptional regulator; translated protein: MKNITIADVAKHASVSKSTVSQYLNKRYDYMGEKTKERIRESIEELGYQPNIIARSLKQKSTSTIGVIVANILHAFSTQVIRTIEDICHQEDFHLIVCNADNDPEKEKKYIEMLRAKQVDGLIIFPTGGNVDLYQKMVVSKFPLVFVDRIVNEVSVPSIMLDNEMAMKLATDYLVDIGYERIAFITNSIHRNITPRIERVNSFQKALVARNITVNQSYIKTSELENVQSVLEEMLSQQNPPNAMIAGNDLTLIEVLKYAKERQLNIPDDLAVIGIDDVSFASFYTPELTTISQPTSEMGRKAALLLLEKIKNEQSVCDEIFRFEPTLNIRNSC